A window of Marinobacter sp. F4206 genomic DNA:
TTATCAGTTTGCCCTTGAGGGCGTTGCACTGTTCGTTATCCTGTGGTGGTTCTCCGCCAAGCCCAGGCCGAGGATGGCAGTATCCGGAATGTTTTTGATTTTCTACGGCATATTCCGGTTTATGGTTGAGTTCGTGCGCGAGCCGGATCCGCAGCTCGGCTACCTGGCGTTTGACTGGCTGACCATGGGACAAGTGCTGTCGATGCCGATGATTGTTGCGGGCGCCGCCCTGATGTTCATTGCTTACCGGAGAAACGCAGAATGAAGGCCTATCTCGACCTGATGCAGGATGTTGTCGATAACGGATTCGACAAGGGTGACCGGACCGGCGTTGGCACCCGATCCGTGTTCGGGCGCCAGATCCGTTTCAACCTCCAGGACGGCTTCCCCCTGGTCACCACCAAGAAAGTCCACGTGCGCAGTATCATTTGCGAATTACTCTGGTTCCTGAACGGCTCCACCGACAACACCTGGCTGAAAGAGCGCAAGGTGTCGATCTGGAATGAGTGGGCGCTGGACGATGGCGATCTGGGGCCGATTTACGGCAAACAATGGCGCAGCTGGCAGTGCCCGGATGGCCGCGTGGTCGACCAGATCAGTGAGGTGATTGAGCAGATTCGCACCAAGCCCAATTCCCGACGCCTCATTGTTTCCGCCTGGAATCCGGCCGAGCTTCCGGACGAGTCTATCGGTCCCCAGGAGAATGTGCGGGAAGGGCGCATGGCGCTGGCTCCCTGCCATTGTCTGTTCCAGTTCTACGTCGTGGACGGCAAGCTTTCATGCCAGCTATACCAACGCAGTGCTGACCTGTTCCTCGGTGTGCCGTTCAACATTGCTTCCTATGCCCTGCTGACGCACATGATTGCCCAGCAGTGTGATCTCGACGTCGGGGAATTCGTGCACACATTCGGCGATTGTCACCTGTACCAGAACCACCTGACCGACGACATCGTTTTCGAACAGCTCAGACGTGAACCGCGTGCCTTGCCCAGGCTGGTGATCAAGCGAAAGCCGGCATCGATCTTTGAATATGAGTTGGAAGATTTTGAGTTTGAAGGCTACGACCCTTACCCGGGGATCAAGGCACCGATTGCGATTTAAACTTCAGCAGGCTGTTTCTTCAGTCTGCCGCTTGCCAACTCCGAAGCAAGAGGACCCGAAATGAGGAAAGCCCTCATCGTCGCCATGTCCCGAAACCGGGTCATCGGCCGCAACAACAACCTCCCCTGGTACCTTCCGGGCGACCTGCGTTACTTCAAGCAGGCGACCATGGGCAAGCCCATCATCATGGGGCGCAAGACCTGGGACTCCATCGGTCGGCCATTGCCGGGCCGAATGAACGTTGTCATTTCGAGGAACCCCGACTGGGAGGCGCCAGCAGGAACTGTGGCGGCAACGTCATTGCAGGAGGCGTTGGTCAAGGCTGAGGCCCAGGCGGAACTGGAAGGTGGTGAAGAGGTG
This region includes:
- a CDS encoding dihydrofolate reductase; protein product: MRKALIVAMSRNRVIGRNNNLPWYLPGDLRYFKQATMGKPIIMGRKTWDSIGRPLPGRMNVVISRNPDWEAPAGTVAATSLQEALVKAEAQAELEGGEEVMIIGGGQIYTEALPMVDRMYVTQVHAEVDGDAFFPEVNWDQWEEIGREDFSASDNNPYDYSFVVYQRQA
- a CDS encoding thymidylate synthase codes for the protein MKAYLDLMQDVVDNGFDKGDRTGVGTRSVFGRQIRFNLQDGFPLVTTKKVHVRSIICELLWFLNGSTDNTWLKERKVSIWNEWALDDGDLGPIYGKQWRSWQCPDGRVVDQISEVIEQIRTKPNSRRLIVSAWNPAELPDESIGPQENVREGRMALAPCHCLFQFYVVDGKLSCQLYQRSADLFLGVPFNIASYALLTHMIAQQCDLDVGEFVHTFGDCHLYQNHLTDDIVFEQLRREPRALPRLVIKRKPASIFEYELEDFEFEGYDPYPGIKAPIAI